In Harmonia axyridis chromosome 6, icHarAxyr1.1, whole genome shotgun sequence, a single window of DNA contains:
- the LOC123682065 gene encoding cAMP-dependent protein kinase catalytic subunit beta-like isoform X3, with amino-acid sequence MLSLIHLSMEEERRFVRKALRARSRFFKYYDRRFLDAFVHFMTRTKYSSKQVIMTPEDAPQNLYVLVKGKASITNDVGQKEYLYVGAVYGEQEILAKLYRSATMTAETECIVWQLNRYDFKLAVRKMNYVPKNKKFLRSIAMFRNYSEEMLDKIEEELEVAYFDTDDIIPLTTDNIQIVSSGHLKLIEKESGEIDAKKIGRKIVKIFKKGDCFDDGIEGELSAFFPGSECIRIRKDVLSEFKDNDEVNCQKKKNVGEIVEDEEYGNIELEDLDPVTIIGTGSYGTVSLVRYTKASNVSFALKKIEKAGMVRRNQQDHSLNERELLMTIKSPFITRCYRTFRDDRYVYFLSEVCLGGDIMRILGRYIYFDEDVARFICACVVEALEYLHNRQIMYRDLKPENLVIDRNGYIKLTDLGLSKYVGYTGKSYSFCGTYPYFTPENVLNTGADHGVDFWTLGVLIYELVTGELLFGEENRLQVYDAILGGVEQVFFSGIIRGSSSEDLVKKLCVREPSKRIGYRDMNEIKTHRWFQDFDWNGLKSLSLPAPKILIPLLRDSFDPTHFDSFEIQEEIPRKEVSNWDYEF; translated from the exons ATGTTGAGTTTGATACATTTAAGCATGGAAGAAGAGCGTAGATTTGTCAGGAAGGCACTGAGGGCAAGATCGaggtttttcaaatattatgatCGGAGATTTTTAGACGCTTTTGTACATTTTATGACAAGGACTAAATATTCCTCGAAACAAGTTATAATGACCCCCGAGGATGCCCCCCAAAACTTATATGTTCTTGTCAAAGGAAAAGCATCTATAACGAACGATGTGGGGCAAAAAGAATATTTGTATGTTGGTGCAGTATATGGGGAACAGGAAATATTGGCGAAATTGTATAGATCCGCCACAATGACAG CGGAAACAGAATGTATAGTGTGGCAGCTTAATAGATACGATTTCAAACTTGCTGTAAGAAAAATGAACTATGTTCCCAAAAACAAAAAGTTCCTCAGATCGATAGCTATGTTTCGGAATTACTCTGAAGAAATGCTAGATAAAATAGAAGAGGAGCTGGAAGTAGCTTATTTTGACACCGATGATATAATTCCATTGACGACAGATAATATACAAATAGTTTCAAGCGGCCATTTGAAACTAATTGAGAAGGAATCAGGTGAGATTG ATGCAAAGAAAATAGGGAGAAAAATAGTTAAGATTTTTAAAAAAGGTGATTGTTTCGATGATGGAATCGAAGGCGAATTGTCTGCGTTCTTTCCAGGATCGGAATGCATCAGAATTCGAAAAGATGTGTTGTCTGAATTCAAGGACAATGATGAAGTGAATTGTCAGAAAAAAAAGAACGTTGGGGAAATCGTAGAAGATGAAG AATATGGCAACATAGAACTGGAAGATCTCGATCCTGTAACAATCATTGGAACTGGTTCTTATGGAACAGTATCACTGGTCAGATACACAAAAGCATCTAATGTCAGTTTCGCCTTAAAGAAGATCGAAAAAGCAGGTATGGTCAGACGAAATCAACAGGATCATTCACTCAATGAAAGGGAGTTACTGATGACCATAAAAAGTCCTTTCATTACAAG atgTTATAGAACCTTTCGGGATGATAGATACGTGTACTTCCTTTCTGAGGTTTGTTTGGGTGGAGACATTATGAGGATCTTAGGCAGATACATTTATTTTGACGAAGATGTTGCACGTTTCATCTGCGCGTGTGTGGTTGAGGCTTTAGAGTATTTGCACAACCGGCAAATCATGTACAG GGATTTGAAACCCGAGAATCTTGTTATTGACAGAAATGGTTATATCAAATTGACGGATCTGGGACTCTCCAAATATGTAGGATACACTGGTAAAAGTTACTCATTTTGCGGAACTTATCCCTATTTCACCCCTGAAAATGTTCTCAACACTGGTGCCGATCACGGTGTGGATTTTTGGACATTGGGAGTACTCATTTATGAACTTGTGACCGGAGA GTTGCTTTTTGGTGAAGAAAACCGACTTCAAGTGTATGATGCTATCTTGGGTGGTGTAGAGCAggtatttttttctggaataatcAGAGGTTCTAGCTCTGAAGATTTGGTAAAAAAGCTTTGCGTTAGAGAGCCTTCTAAAAGGATTGGATACCGtgatatgaatgaaataaagaCTCATCG GTGGTTCCAAGATTTTGATTGGAATGGATTAAAATCTCTCTCTCTACCTGCCCCAAAGATACTGATTCCACTATTGAGGGATTCCTTTGACCCCACTCATTTTGACTCTTTCGAAATTCAAGAGGAGATTCCACGTAAAGAGGTCAGCAACTGGGACTACGagttttaa
- the LOC123682065 gene encoding cAMP-dependent protein kinase catalytic subunit beta-like isoform X1, which produces MLSLIHLSMEEERRFVRKALRARSRFFKYYDRRFLDAFVHFMTRTKYSSKQVIMTPEDAPQNLYVLVKGKASITNDVGQKEYLYVGAVYGEQEILAKLYRSATMTAETECIVWQLNRYDFKLAVRKMNYVPKNKKFLRSIAMFRNYSEEMLDKIEEELEVAYFDTDDIIPLTTDNIQIVSSGHLKLIEKESGEIDAKKIGRKIVKIFKKGDCFDDGIEGELSAFFPGSECIRIRKDVLSEFKDNDEVNCQKKKNVGEIVEDEDSEIFSEYGNIELEDLDPVTIIGTGSYGTVSLVRYTKASNVSFALKKIEKAGMVRRNQQDHSLNERELLMTIKSPFITRCYRTFRDDRYVYFLSEVCLGGDIMRILGRYIYFDEDVARFICACVVEALEYLHNRQIMYRDLKPENLVIDRNGYIKLTDLGLSKYVGYTGKSYSFCGTYPYFTPENVLNTGADHGVDFWTLGVLIYELVTGELLFGEENRLQVYDAILGGVEQVFFSGIIRGSSSEDLVKKLCVREPSKRIGYRDMNEIKTHRWFQDFDWNGLKSLSLPAPKILIPLLRDSFDPTHFDSFEIQEEIPRKEVSNWDYEF; this is translated from the exons ATGTTGAGTTTGATACATTTAAGCATGGAAGAAGAGCGTAGATTTGTCAGGAAGGCACTGAGGGCAAGATCGaggtttttcaaatattatgatCGGAGATTTTTAGACGCTTTTGTACATTTTATGACAAGGACTAAATATTCCTCGAAACAAGTTATAATGACCCCCGAGGATGCCCCCCAAAACTTATATGTTCTTGTCAAAGGAAAAGCATCTATAACGAACGATGTGGGGCAAAAAGAATATTTGTATGTTGGTGCAGTATATGGGGAACAGGAAATATTGGCGAAATTGTATAGATCCGCCACAATGACAG CGGAAACAGAATGTATAGTGTGGCAGCTTAATAGATACGATTTCAAACTTGCTGTAAGAAAAATGAACTATGTTCCCAAAAACAAAAAGTTCCTCAGATCGATAGCTATGTTTCGGAATTACTCTGAAGAAATGCTAGATAAAATAGAAGAGGAGCTGGAAGTAGCTTATTTTGACACCGATGATATAATTCCATTGACGACAGATAATATACAAATAGTTTCAAGCGGCCATTTGAAACTAATTGAGAAGGAATCAGGTGAGATTG ATGCAAAGAAAATAGGGAGAAAAATAGTTAAGATTTTTAAAAAAGGTGATTGTTTCGATGATGGAATCGAAGGCGAATTGTCTGCGTTCTTTCCAGGATCGGAATGCATCAGAATTCGAAAAGATGTGTTGTCTGAATTCAAGGACAATGATGAAGTGAATTGTCAGAAAAAAAAGAACGTTGGGGAAATCGTAGAAGATGAAG attCTGAGATATTTTCAGAATATGGCAACATAGAACTGGAAGATCTCGATCCTGTAACAATCATTGGAACTGGTTCTTATGGAACAGTATCACTGGTCAGATACACAAAAGCATCTAATGTCAGTTTCGCCTTAAAGAAGATCGAAAAAGCAGGTATGGTCAGACGAAATCAACAGGATCATTCACTCAATGAAAGGGAGTTACTGATGACCATAAAAAGTCCTTTCATTACAAG atgTTATAGAACCTTTCGGGATGATAGATACGTGTACTTCCTTTCTGAGGTTTGTTTGGGTGGAGACATTATGAGGATCTTAGGCAGATACATTTATTTTGACGAAGATGTTGCACGTTTCATCTGCGCGTGTGTGGTTGAGGCTTTAGAGTATTTGCACAACCGGCAAATCATGTACAG GGATTTGAAACCCGAGAATCTTGTTATTGACAGAAATGGTTATATCAAATTGACGGATCTGGGACTCTCCAAATATGTAGGATACACTGGTAAAAGTTACTCATTTTGCGGAACTTATCCCTATTTCACCCCTGAAAATGTTCTCAACACTGGTGCCGATCACGGTGTGGATTTTTGGACATTGGGAGTACTCATTTATGAACTTGTGACCGGAGA GTTGCTTTTTGGTGAAGAAAACCGACTTCAAGTGTATGATGCTATCTTGGGTGGTGTAGAGCAggtatttttttctggaataatcAGAGGTTCTAGCTCTGAAGATTTGGTAAAAAAGCTTTGCGTTAGAGAGCCTTCTAAAAGGATTGGATACCGtgatatgaatgaaataaagaCTCATCG GTGGTTCCAAGATTTTGATTGGAATGGATTAAAATCTCTCTCTCTACCTGCCCCAAAGATACTGATTCCACTATTGAGGGATTCCTTTGACCCCACTCATTTTGACTCTTTCGAAATTCAAGAGGAGATTCCACGTAAAGAGGTCAGCAACTGGGACTACGagttttaa
- the LOC123682267 gene encoding 60S ribosomal protein L7-like — protein sequence MAPTVEKSKTKKQLPVVPESVLKQRKRRDLARTIKVQSAIKKKAVQVKKRKEIFQRAEQYMKEYKLKEREEVRLVRQAKNRGNYYVPGEAKLAFVIRIRGINKVAPKVRKVLKLFRLLQINNGVFVKLNKATINMLRICEPYITWGYPNLKSVKELIYKRGFAKVNGQRIPITSNEIIENRLSKSNIICVEDLVHEIFTVGPKFKFASNFLWPFKLNTPTGGWRRKTNHYVEGGDFGNREDRINELLRRMV from the exons ATGGCGCCAAC AGTTGAAAAAAGTAAGACTAAAAAGCAACTACCAGTTGTTCCCGAATCCGTCTTGAAACAACGTAAAAGACGTGATTTAGCTAGGACCATTAAGGTTCAAAGTGCCATCAAGAAGAAAGCTGTCCAAGTGAAGAAACGCAAGGAAATCTTCCAAAGAGCCGAACAATATATGAAAGAGTATAAACTCAAAGAAAGAGAAGAAGTCAGGTTGGTCAGACAAGCAAAGAACCGTGGTAATTATTATGTACCTGGTGAAGCTAAATTGGCATTCGTAATTAGGATTAGGGG TATCAACAAAGTAGCCCCTAAAGTCAGGAAAGTATTGAAACTTTTCCGTCTGTTGCAAATCAACAATGGTGTCTTCGTGAAACTTAACAAAGCCACCATCAACATGTTGAGAATATGCGAGCCCTACATTACCTGGGGTTATCCCAACCTAAAATCAGTTAAAGAACTGATCTACAAAAGAGGATTCGCCAAAGTCAATGGTCAGAGAATTCCAATCACCAGTAACGAAATCATTGAGAACAGACTAAGCAAATCCAATATCATCTGCGTCGAAGATCTTgtccatgaaattttcaccgTTGGACCTAAGTTCAAATTTGCCTCAAATTTCTTATGGCCCTTCAAG ctaaATACCCCAACTGGTGGATGGCGTAGGAAGACAAACCACTATGTTGAAGGTGGAGACTTCGGTAATAGGGAAGACAGAATTAACGAGCTCCTCAGAAGGATGGTTTAA
- the LOC123682067 gene encoding zinc finger HIT domain-containing protein 3-like gives MKCDICGISDKKYKCPVCLINYCSKECFGKHKEKCSKEISKSKGPELKKPRVSVSAPKETIYSEVPDEKLELLGQSEELKDLLKNQHLQKLLKIVDGSKDPEKMMQMAMLEPLFVEYVDVCMSLGNEESS, from the exons atgaaGTGTGACATATGTGGAATTTCCgacaaaaaatacaaatgtcCTGTTTGTCTGATAAATTA TTGTTCaaaagaatgttttggaaaacaTAAGGAGAAATGCAGTAAGGAAATCAGTAAATCAAAAGGTCCTGAATTGAAGAAACCTCGTGTTTCTGTTTCTGCCCCAAAAGAAACTATTTACTCCGAAGTACCTGATGAAAAATTAGAATTGTTGG GTCAGTCTGAAGAACTCAAAGATTTGCTTAAAAATCAACACCTACAAAAACTGCTCAAAATTGTTGATGGAAGTAAAGATCCTGAAAAAATGATGCAAATGGCAATGTTAGAGCCTTTATTCGTAGAATACGTAGATGTTTGTATGAGTTTAGGTAATGAAGAATCCTCGTAA
- the LOC123683177 gene encoding zinc finger HIT domain-containing protein 3-like, translated as MKCDICGISDKKYKCPVCLINYCSKECFGKHKEKCSKEISKSKGPELKKPRVSVSAPKETIYSEVPDEKLELLGQSEELKDLLKNQHLQKLLKIVDGSKDPEKMMQMAMLEPLFVEYVDVCMSLGNEESS; from the exons atgaaGTGTGACATATGTGGAATTTCCgacaaaaaatacaaatgtcCTGTTTGTCTGATAAATTA TTGCTCaaaagaatgttttggaaaacaTAAGGAGAAATGCAGTAAGGAAATCAGTAAATCAAAAGGTCCTGAATTGAAGAAACCTCGTGTTTCTGTTTCTGCCCCAAAAGAAACTATTTACTCCGAAGTACCTGATGAAAAATTAGAATTGTTGG GTCAGTCTGAAGAACTCAAAGATTTGCTTAAAAATCAACACCTACAAAAACTGCTCAAAATTGTTGATGGAAGTAAAGATCCTGAAAAAATGATGCAAATGGCAATGTTAGAGCCTTTATTCGTAGAATACGTAGATGTTTGTATGAGTTTAGGTAATGAAGAATCCTCGTAA
- the LOC123682065 gene encoding cAMP-dependent protein kinase catalytic subunit beta-like isoform X2, whose protein sequence is MLSLIHLSMEEERRFVRKALRARSRFFKYYDRRFLDAFVHFMTRTKYSSKQVIMTPEDAPQNLYVLVKGKASITNDVGQKEYLYVGAVYGEQEILAKLYRSATMTAETECIVWQLNRYDFKLAVRKMNYVPKNKKFLRSIAMFRNYSEEMLDKIEEELEVAYFDTDDIIPLTTDNIQIVSSGHLKLIEKESDAKKIGRKIVKIFKKGDCFDDGIEGELSAFFPGSECIRIRKDVLSEFKDNDEVNCQKKKNVGEIVEDEDSEIFSEYGNIELEDLDPVTIIGTGSYGTVSLVRYTKASNVSFALKKIEKAGMVRRNQQDHSLNERELLMTIKSPFITRCYRTFRDDRYVYFLSEVCLGGDIMRILGRYIYFDEDVARFICACVVEALEYLHNRQIMYRDLKPENLVIDRNGYIKLTDLGLSKYVGYTGKSYSFCGTYPYFTPENVLNTGADHGVDFWTLGVLIYELVTGELLFGEENRLQVYDAILGGVEQVFFSGIIRGSSSEDLVKKLCVREPSKRIGYRDMNEIKTHRWFQDFDWNGLKSLSLPAPKILIPLLRDSFDPTHFDSFEIQEEIPRKEVSNWDYEF, encoded by the exons ATGTTGAGTTTGATACATTTAAGCATGGAAGAAGAGCGTAGATTTGTCAGGAAGGCACTGAGGGCAAGATCGaggtttttcaaatattatgatCGGAGATTTTTAGACGCTTTTGTACATTTTATGACAAGGACTAAATATTCCTCGAAACAAGTTATAATGACCCCCGAGGATGCCCCCCAAAACTTATATGTTCTTGTCAAAGGAAAAGCATCTATAACGAACGATGTGGGGCAAAAAGAATATTTGTATGTTGGTGCAGTATATGGGGAACAGGAAATATTGGCGAAATTGTATAGATCCGCCACAATGACAG CGGAAACAGAATGTATAGTGTGGCAGCTTAATAGATACGATTTCAAACTTGCTGTAAGAAAAATGAACTATGTTCCCAAAAACAAAAAGTTCCTCAGATCGATAGCTATGTTTCGGAATTACTCTGAAGAAATGCTAGATAAAATAGAAGAGGAGCTGGAAGTAGCTTATTTTGACACCGATGATATAATTCCATTGACGACAGATAATATACAAATAGTTTCAAGCGGCCATTTGAAACTAATTGAGAAGGAATCAG ATGCAAAGAAAATAGGGAGAAAAATAGTTAAGATTTTTAAAAAAGGTGATTGTTTCGATGATGGAATCGAAGGCGAATTGTCTGCGTTCTTTCCAGGATCGGAATGCATCAGAATTCGAAAAGATGTGTTGTCTGAATTCAAGGACAATGATGAAGTGAATTGTCAGAAAAAAAAGAACGTTGGGGAAATCGTAGAAGATGAAG attCTGAGATATTTTCAGAATATGGCAACATAGAACTGGAAGATCTCGATCCTGTAACAATCATTGGAACTGGTTCTTATGGAACAGTATCACTGGTCAGATACACAAAAGCATCTAATGTCAGTTTCGCCTTAAAGAAGATCGAAAAAGCAGGTATGGTCAGACGAAATCAACAGGATCATTCACTCAATGAAAGGGAGTTACTGATGACCATAAAAAGTCCTTTCATTACAAG atgTTATAGAACCTTTCGGGATGATAGATACGTGTACTTCCTTTCTGAGGTTTGTTTGGGTGGAGACATTATGAGGATCTTAGGCAGATACATTTATTTTGACGAAGATGTTGCACGTTTCATCTGCGCGTGTGTGGTTGAGGCTTTAGAGTATTTGCACAACCGGCAAATCATGTACAG GGATTTGAAACCCGAGAATCTTGTTATTGACAGAAATGGTTATATCAAATTGACGGATCTGGGACTCTCCAAATATGTAGGATACACTGGTAAAAGTTACTCATTTTGCGGAACTTATCCCTATTTCACCCCTGAAAATGTTCTCAACACTGGTGCCGATCACGGTGTGGATTTTTGGACATTGGGAGTACTCATTTATGAACTTGTGACCGGAGA GTTGCTTTTTGGTGAAGAAAACCGACTTCAAGTGTATGATGCTATCTTGGGTGGTGTAGAGCAggtatttttttctggaataatcAGAGGTTCTAGCTCTGAAGATTTGGTAAAAAAGCTTTGCGTTAGAGAGCCTTCTAAAAGGATTGGATACCGtgatatgaatgaaataaagaCTCATCG GTGGTTCCAAGATTTTGATTGGAATGGATTAAAATCTCTCTCTCTACCTGCCCCAAAGATACTGATTCCACTATTGAGGGATTCCTTTGACCCCACTCATTTTGACTCTTTCGAAATTCAAGAGGAGATTCCACGTAAAGAGGTCAGCAACTGGGACTACGagttttaa